From a region of the Buttiauxella agrestis genome:
- a CDS encoding DUF1173 family protein, with translation MGQLYNVNIQIGDNVRSFSPAFQTEEKYASGWKSTLEKIHKRNGLDVVVSCGCKGKGKKFLCVRHYASSDTYRLAKYANTGFEHEAQCMYFALDDKSTGLKGYQHGVVREGNDGLLVVKLNSGLNEKDPTTEETPARPPAQRPEGGQSQMTLVGLHSLLWTEACLNCWHPGMAGKRSDSLVRHRLLEAAQGIRCGKTVIADILLVGTDPNSAQAKLQDKKIEGLAGSGKRLLIMSTMARYDAERHEKELAFLPLRQFGGLPLALFSSSIQWANTIRRFPSEYAAWKSGERVAVLALTSAPDKTRRGHSVRVNQIALLHVSKNWIPLDSSYEQLVADKLDAENRNYLKPMRFDASQGEVFPDFVLVDTRSDSPFPLEVFGMATPAYLARKQLKMDYYNRQYGPYGWWYWDATLEKNRESIPSFPEKK, from the coding sequence ATGGGACAACTTTATAATGTGAATATTCAAATTGGAGACAATGTCAGGTCATTCTCTCCCGCATTTCAGACTGAGGAAAAGTATGCATCCGGCTGGAAATCGACGCTTGAGAAAATCCATAAACGAAACGGTCTGGATGTCGTCGTGTCCTGCGGTTGTAAGGGAAAGGGTAAGAAATTCCTTTGCGTAAGGCACTACGCGTCAAGTGATACCTATCGCCTTGCCAAGTACGCAAACACGGGATTCGAACATGAAGCGCAATGCATGTATTTTGCGCTGGATGACAAATCAACCGGTCTGAAGGGTTATCAGCACGGGGTGGTCCGTGAAGGAAATGACGGGCTCCTGGTCGTAAAACTGAATTCCGGGCTAAATGAAAAAGACCCGACCACCGAAGAAACCCCGGCCAGGCCTCCCGCTCAACGTCCAGAGGGCGGTCAATCACAGATGACGCTCGTTGGCCTGCATAGTCTGCTATGGACTGAAGCCTGTCTTAATTGCTGGCACCCTGGTATGGCTGGTAAGCGCAGCGATTCGCTTGTTCGACACCGGCTGCTGGAAGCAGCTCAGGGCATCAGGTGCGGCAAGACTGTCATTGCCGATATTCTGTTGGTAGGCACAGATCCCAATTCAGCCCAGGCAAAACTTCAGGATAAGAAGATTGAAGGTCTGGCAGGTAGCGGCAAGCGACTACTTATTATGTCCACGATGGCGCGTTATGATGCTGAGCGACATGAGAAGGAATTAGCGTTCCTCCCGCTACGCCAGTTTGGTGGATTGCCTCTGGCCCTCTTTTCGTCGTCCATTCAATGGGCAAATACGATCAGACGTTTCCCGTCAGAGTACGCTGCATGGAAATCAGGTGAGCGAGTAGCGGTACTGGCACTTACCTCCGCGCCCGATAAAACCCGGAGGGGTCATTCAGTTCGGGTGAATCAGATCGCATTACTGCACGTAAGCAAAAACTGGATACCGCTGGATTCATCGTATGAACAGTTAGTGGCCGATAAACTTGATGCCGAAAATCGTAATTACCTTAAACCCATGCGCTTTGATGCAAGCCAGGGGGAGGTATTCCCGGATTTCGTGCTGGTTGACACGCGTTCTGATTCTCCGTTCCCACTTGAAGTGTTCGGTATGGCAACTCCTGCATACCTGGCCCGAAAGCAACTCAAAATGGACTACTACAACCGGCAATATGGACCCTATGGCTGGTGGTACTGGGATGCAACATTAGAAAAAAACCGAGAATCCATACCTTCATTTCCCGAAAAGAAATAA
- the dcm gene encoding DNA (cytosine-5-)-methyltransferase, with protein sequence MLTKASEVNGNALLVRVCEIYGAKAVAELLNQRNERNFSSRDINNMVASADSSVLVPEDLAQLNDLLPAKPANYEKSTFRFIDLFAGIGGIRNGFESIGGKCVFTSEWNPYSVRTYKANWYCDENEHVFNQDIRDITLSHKQDITEEMAYINIDQQIPDHDVLLAGFPCQPFSLAGVSKKNSLGRKHGFECDTQGTLFFDVSRIIRAKRPAIFVLENVKNLKSHDKGNTFRIIMNTLDELGYDVSDAGETGASDPKIIDGKNFLPQHRERIVLVGFRRDLNISKGFSLSDISNEYPDNKPCFKELLDEYVDDRYILTPKLWEYLYNYAKKHKEKGNGFGFGLIESSDKSTICRTLSARYNKDGSEILVNRGFCMLTAENDFNNTENMLRRPRRLTPRECARIMGFEQPGKESFRMPCSDTQSYKQFGNSVIVPVFAAVARLLAPRIQMAVEGKSITEEKEERDELLRVS encoded by the coding sequence ATGCTAACCAAAGCGTCTGAAGTGAATGGTAATGCCCTGTTAGTCCGTGTTTGTGAGATATATGGGGCAAAGGCAGTTGCGGAATTACTGAATCAGCGCAATGAACGGAATTTTTCCTCCCGCGACATTAACAACATGGTGGCATCAGCAGACAGCTCGGTTCTTGTTCCAGAAGACCTTGCTCAACTCAATGACTTGCTGCCTGCAAAGCCAGCTAACTATGAGAAAAGTACTTTTCGGTTTATTGACTTATTTGCGGGAATTGGCGGGATCAGAAACGGTTTCGAATCCATTGGTGGCAAATGCGTTTTTACAAGTGAATGGAATCCCTATTCTGTCCGTACATATAAAGCCAACTGGTACTGTGACGAGAACGAGCATGTTTTCAATCAGGACATCCGGGATATCACACTTAGCCATAAGCAGGATATTACCGAGGAGATGGCCTACATCAACATTGACCAGCAGATACCTGACCATGACGTTCTTCTGGCCGGTTTTCCCTGTCAGCCATTCAGCCTGGCCGGTGTGAGCAAAAAGAACAGCCTCGGACGAAAGCATGGGTTTGAGTGCGACACGCAGGGCACATTGTTCTTTGACGTCAGCCGCATTATCAGGGCTAAACGCCCTGCCATCTTTGTTCTTGAAAATGTGAAGAACCTAAAAAGCCACGATAAGGGAAATACTTTCCGAATCATCATGAACACCCTGGATGAGCTGGGATATGACGTTTCTGACGCCGGAGAAACGGGGGCCAGTGACCCGAAGATTATCGACGGTAAAAACTTTCTTCCGCAGCATCGAGAGCGAATTGTGCTGGTAGGTTTTCGGCGTGATCTTAATATCAGCAAAGGGTTTAGTCTAAGTGATATTTCTAATGAATATCCTGATAATAAACCATGCTTTAAAGAGTTACTTGATGAATATGTAGATGATAGGTACATACTTACACCAAAGCTCTGGGAATACCTATACAACTATGCAAAAAAGCATAAGGAAAAGGGTAATGGATTTGGTTTTGGTCTCATTGAATCTAGCGATAAATCAACGATTTGCAGAACTCTCAGTGCGCGATACAACAAGGATGGAAGTGAAATACTGGTTAATAGGGGTTTTTGCATGTTAACTGCTGAAAATGATTTTAATAACACAGAGAACATGCTTCGTCGTCCACGCCGATTAACGCCAAGGGAGTGCGCACGAATAATGGGATTTGAACAACCGGGAAAAGAGTCCTTCCGGATGCCCTGCTCCGATACCCAGTCATACAAGCAGTTCGGTAACTCCGTCATTGTGCCGGTCTTTGCCGCTGTAGCACGGTTGTTGGCCCCTCGCATTCAGATGGCCGTGGAGGGGAAGTCCATCACTGAGGAAAAGGAAGAGCGGGATGAATTATTACGAGTCAGCTGA